A single genomic interval of Aphidius gifuensis isolate YNYX2018 linkage group LG6, ASM1490517v1, whole genome shotgun sequence harbors:
- the LOC122859865 gene encoding uncharacterized protein LOC122859865 yields the protein MIHEFYNNELDRLSTQIAPLIVIEGEYREDERSGVSYDLHMREDNLKMIEYNLLSIHSLMYSSRLMNNYCGFNIHTKCIGNNRTPISTILPDYWNDGSIFPEEDDSPVALDELQYDVTLDGYYEIFDSFGRMPIINFSLRPSEGEEEALEQERNIIREQQEKLERAAIEFDNIYNSQMEIANCLKKDDDDVVFIEEIISVNDDDNNNNNWHNDCTILE from the exons ATGATTCAcgaattttataacaatgag ttGGATCGACTTTCCACCCAAATTGCACCACTGATTGTTATTGAGGGAGAGTATCGAGAGGATGAGCGTTCTGGAGTTTCATATGATTTACACATGCGAgaggataatttaaaaatg ATTGAATATAATCTTTTATCAATACATAGTTTAATGTATTCATCAAgactaatgaataattatt GTGGTTTCAATATTCATACAAAATGTATAGGAAATAATAGAACTCCAATCTCAACTATTTTGCCAG ATTACTGGAATGATGGCTCCATTTTCCCAGAAGAAGACGATTCACCAGTGGCACTTGATGAGTTGCAGTATGATGTGACTCTAGATg GATACTATGAAATTTTTGATTCATTTGGAAGAAtgccaattattaattttt CTCTCAGACCATCAGAAGGGGAAGAAGAAGCATTGGAGCAAGAGAGAAACATCATCAGagaacaacaagaaaaactGGAGAGAGCTGCCATAGAATTcgacaatatatataacagtCAAATGGAGATtgcaaattgtttaaaaaaggatgatgatgatgttgtatttatagaagaaataatttctgttaatgatgatgataataataataataattggcaTAATGATTGTACAATACTCGAATGA